The Streptomyces achromogenes genome window below encodes:
- a CDS encoding carbohydrate ABC transporter permease, which translates to MTAVIDEPARTPGRWAAPPRPVWEERPSGAGLAGKGIALSFACLAILFPLWIVLVTSLSSRKTIDESGGLVMVPKGITFVAYRELLSGGQVTRAAVVSVLITLVGTLFSMSVSVLCAYGLSRSGSLGHRWILMILLATMFFSAGLIPTYLLVQSLGLTDTYLALILPSAISVFNILVLRGFFTGISQELIDSARIDGAGEFRILWQIVMPLSRAVLAVITLFYAVGYWSAWFNASLYLNDQDMMPLQNVMIQLVQKQEAPVGMGQAIKTGQLSALAVQMAVMVMALLPVAVLSPFVQKHFKKGMLTGAVKG; encoded by the coding sequence CCGGCCTCGCCGGCAAGGGCATCGCCCTGTCGTTCGCCTGCCTGGCCATCCTCTTCCCGCTGTGGATCGTCCTGGTCACCAGCCTCTCCTCACGCAAGACCATCGACGAGTCGGGCGGTCTGGTGATGGTGCCCAAGGGCATCACCTTCGTCGCCTACCGGGAGCTGCTCAGCGGCGGTCAGGTCACCCGGGCCGCGGTCGTCAGCGTCCTGATCACCCTCGTCGGCACGCTCTTCTCGATGAGCGTGTCCGTGCTGTGCGCCTACGGGCTCTCCCGCTCGGGCTCGCTCGGACACCGCTGGATCCTGATGATCCTGCTGGCGACGATGTTCTTCAGCGCAGGCCTGATCCCGACCTATCTGCTGGTGCAGTCGCTGGGCCTGACGGACACCTACCTCGCGCTGATCCTGCCGAGCGCGATCAGCGTGTTCAACATCCTGGTCCTGCGCGGGTTCTTCACGGGCATCTCGCAGGAACTCATCGACAGCGCCCGCATCGACGGAGCCGGCGAGTTCCGCATTCTGTGGCAGATCGTCATGCCGCTCTCGCGGGCGGTGCTGGCGGTCATCACGCTCTTCTACGCCGTCGGCTACTGGAGCGCATGGTTCAACGCGTCGCTGTACCTCAACGACCAGGACATGATGCCGCTGCAGAACGTCATGATCCAGCTGGTGCAGAAGCAGGAGGCACCGGTCGGGATGGGGCAGGCCATCAAGACGGGTCAGCTGTCGGCCCTGGCCGTGCAGATGGCAGTCATGGTGATGGCGCTGCTGCCGGTGGCCGTGCTCTCCCCGTTCGTCCAGAAGCACTTCAAGAAGGGCATGCTCACCGGCGCGGTGAAGGGCTAG
- a CDS encoding exo-alpha-sialidase, translating into MHATPLSRRTVLAGTAAAAALTALPVVQGRAEAAEGVTAAPAYRWRNAVIGGTGFVTGVLFHPAVRGLAYARTDIGGAYRWDDRTARWTPLTDHLGWDDWNLLGVEAMAVDPAHPGRLYLALGTYAQSWAGNGAVLRSEDRGATWARTDLTPKLGGNEDGRGTGERLLVDPRDSDTLWLGTRHDGLLKSTDRGATWAAAAGFPATPSATGQGVTLLVAAGRVLYAGWGDSDGRAANLYRTTDGSTWQAVPGQPSGAAAKLPVRAAYDCHTRELYVTYADAPGPNGQSDGSVHKLATATGKWSDVTPVRPGGTTADGSTDAFAYGGVSVDARRPGTVVVSTNNRWAPVDTLFRTTNGGRTWKSLKDSAVLDVSETPFLTFGADEPKFGWWIQAVAVDPYDSEHVVYGTGATLYGTRDLKHWAPQIRGLEETSVRQLISPPTGTAHLISGLGDVGVMYHDRLTASPSRGMAANPVFGSTTGLAQAAARPSYVVRTGFGDHGNGACSHDGGKTWAPFAAQPAIAKDAPGPIATNSDGSVLLWSFVHWDGTKYPAQRSTDNGATWSEVASFPKGATPLADPADPTRFYAYDTDTGTLFASTDRGLTFTGRAGGLPSGDSQFQLAAAPGRSGDLWLSTKWNGLYRSTDGGASFTELTSCWASYTLAFGKAADGAAYPAVYMVGSTETITAVYRSDDGARTWVRINDDRHQWGWIGATIAADPRLYGRVYIATNGRGIQYGEPV; encoded by the coding sequence ATGCACGCCACCCCGCTCAGCCGCCGCACCGTCCTCGCCGGCACCGCTGCCGCCGCCGCGCTCACCGCACTCCCCGTGGTGCAGGGGCGCGCCGAAGCGGCCGAAGGCGTTACCGCCGCCCCCGCCTACCGCTGGCGCAACGCCGTCATCGGCGGCACCGGATTCGTCACCGGCGTCCTCTTCCACCCCGCCGTGCGCGGTCTCGCCTACGCCCGCACGGACATCGGCGGCGCCTACCGGTGGGACGACCGGACCGCCCGCTGGACGCCCCTCACCGACCACCTCGGCTGGGACGACTGGAACCTCCTCGGCGTCGAGGCGATGGCCGTCGACCCCGCGCATCCCGGCCGCCTCTACCTCGCCCTAGGCACCTACGCCCAGTCCTGGGCCGGCAACGGCGCGGTCCTGCGCTCCGAGGACCGCGGCGCCACCTGGGCGCGCACCGACCTGACCCCGAAGCTCGGCGGCAACGAGGACGGCCGGGGCACGGGCGAGCGGCTCCTGGTCGACCCGCGCGACAGCGACACCCTGTGGCTGGGCACCCGCCACGACGGCCTGCTGAAGTCGACCGACCGGGGTGCGACCTGGGCGGCCGCGGCCGGATTCCCCGCGACGCCGTCCGCCACCGGGCAGGGCGTCACGCTCCTCGTCGCCGCCGGCCGCGTCCTCTACGCGGGCTGGGGCGACTCCGACGGCCGGGCGGCCAACCTGTACCGCACGACCGACGGCAGCACCTGGCAGGCCGTCCCCGGGCAGCCCTCCGGCGCCGCCGCCAAGCTTCCGGTGCGGGCCGCGTACGACTGCCACACCCGCGAGCTGTACGTGACCTACGCCGACGCGCCCGGACCCAACGGGCAGTCCGACGGCAGCGTGCACAAGCTGGCGACCGCGACCGGCAAGTGGAGCGACGTCACCCCCGTGAGGCCGGGCGGGACCACCGCCGACGGCTCCACCGACGCGTTCGCCTACGGCGGCGTCTCCGTCGACGCCCGCCGCCCCGGCACCGTCGTCGTCTCCACCAACAACCGCTGGGCGCCGGTCGACACCCTGTTCCGTACCACGAACGGCGGCCGCACCTGGAAGTCCCTCAAGGACTCCGCGGTTCTCGACGTGTCCGAGACGCCGTTCCTCACCTTCGGCGCCGACGAGCCCAAGTTCGGCTGGTGGATCCAGGCCGTCGCCGTCGACCCGTACGACTCCGAGCACGTCGTGTACGGCACCGGCGCCACCCTCTACGGCACCCGGGACCTGAAGCACTGGGCCCCGCAGATCCGGGGCCTGGAGGAGACCTCCGTGCGCCAGCTGATCTCACCGCCGACCGGGACGGCACACCTGATCAGCGGCCTCGGGGATGTCGGCGTGATGTACCACGACCGGCTCACGGCCTCCCCCTCCCGCGGCATGGCGGCCAACCCCGTGTTCGGCTCGACGACGGGACTCGCCCAGGCGGCGGCCAGGCCCTCGTACGTCGTGCGCACCGGCTTCGGCGACCACGGCAACGGCGCGTGCTCCCACGACGGCGGGAAGACCTGGGCGCCCTTCGCCGCCCAGCCCGCGATCGCCAAGGACGCCCCCGGGCCGATCGCGACCAACAGCGACGGCAGTGTGCTGCTGTGGTCCTTCGTGCACTGGGACGGCACCAAGTACCCCGCGCAGCGCTCCACCGACAACGGCGCGACCTGGTCCGAGGTCGCCTCCTTCCCCAAGGGCGCCACCCCGCTCGCCGACCCGGCCGACCCGACGCGCTTCTACGCGTACGACACCGACACCGGCACCCTGTTCGCCAGCACCGACCGCGGACTCACGTTCACCGGGCGCGCGGGCGGACTGCCGTCCGGGGACAGCCAGTTCCAGCTGGCCGCGGCCCCGGGCCGATCCGGTGACCTGTGGCTGAGCACCAAGTGGAACGGGTTGTACCGGTCCACCGACGGCGGGGCGTCCTTCACCGAGCTGACCAGCTGCTGGGCCTCCTACACCCTCGCCTTCGGCAAGGCCGCCGACGGCGCCGCGTACCCGGCCGTCTACATGGTCGGCTCGACGGAGACGATCACCGCCGTGTACCGCTCCGACGACGGCGCGCGAACCTGGGTGCGGATCAACGACGACCGGCACCAGTGGGGCTGGATCGGCGCGACCATCGCCGCCGACCCGCGCCTGTACGGCCGCGTCTACATCGCCACCAACGGCCGCGGCATCCAGTACGGGGAGCCCGTCTGA
- a CDS encoding beta-galactosidase: MPHLGDATRGRILFGGDYNPEQWPEEIWHEDVRLMRDAGVNSVTLGVFSWSRLEPEPGAREFGWLDTLMDLLHAAGIGVVLATPTSSPPPWMGRLHPETLPRTEDGRVEWWGGRQHFSHSSAAYRRYAAAITEDLAARYGGHPALTMWHINNEYCTFDHGDEAAAAFRRWLRERYRTLDALNTAWGTAFWSQGYDTWDGVLPPRTPHYLKNPTQVLDFRRFTSDMLLECYRAERDIVARHTPHLPVTTNFMPLWIGQDAWRWAEEEDVVSVDLYPDPRDPFGAQYAAMVQDLTRSQARGPWMLMEQAAGPVNWRGVNHPKPRGMNRLWSLQAVARGADAVCYFQWRQSRQGAEKFHSGMVSHAGEEGRTFQEVKQLGADLAKLGPHAADRHITAEVAVLHDWHAWWAGAQDARPSTEVDLPAVLTAWHRALWENNLTADFAHPEHDLSGYRMVLVPQLYALTDAAIDNLLGYVRGGGVLVCGFLTGVADEDDRVRDGGMDARLRELFGIRVLHEWWPLDPGETVETDGFHGTLWSEELEPAADARVETVYRRGELEGMPAVLRRDRAWYLSTLPEPDALRTLLARIAAEAGVRPVLEGLPPGVEAVRRGDLLFLLHHGREPVTVVLAGAHHDLLTGTTVTDEITLGRYGVAVLRP; encoded by the coding sequence ATGCCGCACCTCGGCGACGCCACCCGTGGCCGCATCCTCTTCGGCGGCGACTACAACCCCGAACAGTGGCCCGAGGAGATCTGGCACGAGGACGTCCGGCTGATGCGGGACGCCGGCGTCAACTCCGTCACGCTCGGCGTCTTCTCCTGGTCGCGGCTCGAACCCGAGCCGGGGGCACGGGAGTTCGGCTGGCTGGACACCCTGATGGACCTGCTGCACGCGGCCGGCATCGGAGTGGTCCTCGCCACCCCCACCTCCTCGCCGCCGCCCTGGATGGGCCGGCTGCACCCCGAGACCCTGCCCCGCACCGAGGACGGCCGCGTCGAATGGTGGGGCGGCCGCCAGCACTTCTCGCACTCCAGTGCCGCCTACCGCCGTTACGCCGCCGCCATCACCGAGGACCTGGCCGCCCGCTACGGCGGCCACCCCGCCCTCACCATGTGGCACATCAACAACGAGTACTGCACCTTCGACCACGGCGACGAGGCGGCCGCCGCCTTCCGGCGCTGGCTGCGCGAGAGGTACCGCACCCTCGACGCCCTCAACACCGCCTGGGGCACGGCGTTCTGGTCCCAGGGCTACGACACCTGGGACGGCGTCCTGCCCCCGCGCACCCCGCACTACCTGAAGAACCCGACGCAGGTGCTGGACTTCCGGCGGTTCACCTCCGACATGCTCCTGGAGTGCTACCGCGCCGAACGTGACATCGTCGCCCGGCACACTCCGCACCTGCCGGTCACCACCAACTTCATGCCGCTGTGGATCGGCCAGGACGCCTGGCGCTGGGCCGAGGAGGAGGACGTCGTCTCCGTCGACCTCTACCCCGACCCCCGCGACCCGTTCGGCGCCCAGTACGCCGCCATGGTCCAGGACCTGACCCGCTCCCAGGCACGCGGACCCTGGATGCTGATGGAGCAGGCCGCCGGACCGGTCAACTGGCGCGGCGTCAACCACCCCAAGCCGCGCGGTATGAACCGCCTCTGGTCCCTGCAGGCGGTGGCCCGCGGCGCGGACGCCGTCTGCTACTTCCAGTGGCGGCAGTCCCGGCAGGGCGCGGAGAAGTTCCACTCCGGGATGGTCAGCCACGCGGGCGAGGAGGGCCGCACCTTCCAGGAGGTCAAACAGCTCGGCGCCGACCTCGCGAAACTCGGCCCGCACGCGGCGGACCGGCACATCACCGCCGAGGTCGCCGTGCTGCACGACTGGCACGCCTGGTGGGCCGGCGCCCAGGACGCCCGTCCGTCCACCGAGGTCGACCTGCCGGCCGTCCTCACCGCCTGGCACCGTGCCCTGTGGGAGAACAACCTCACCGCCGACTTCGCCCACCCCGAGCACGACCTGTCCGGCTACCGGATGGTCCTCGTCCCGCAGCTGTACGCCCTCACGGACGCGGCGATCGACAACCTCCTCGGCTACGTCCGCGGCGGCGGAGTCCTCGTCTGCGGGTTCCTGACCGGCGTCGCCGACGAGGACGACCGGGTACGGGACGGCGGCATGGACGCCCGGCTGCGCGAGCTGTTCGGCATCCGCGTCCTGCACGAGTGGTGGCCGCTGGACCCGGGGGAGACCGTCGAGACCGACGGCTTCCACGGCACCCTGTGGTCCGAGGAACTGGAGCCGGCCGCGGACGCCCGCGTCGAGACCGTCTACCGGCGGGGCGAACTCGAGGGGATGCCCGCCGTCCTGCGCCGGGACCGCGCCTGGTACCTGTCCACCCTCCCCGAACCCGACGCCCTGCGCACGCTGCTCGCCCGGATCGCCGCCGAGGCGGGCGTCCGGCCCGTCCTCGAAGGCCTCCCGCCCGGCGTCGAGGCCGTCCGCCGCGGCGACCTGCTCTTCCTGCTCCACCACGGCCGCGAGCCCGTGACCGTCGTCCTCGCGGGTGCCCACCACGACCTGCTGACCGGCACGACCGTCACGGACGAGATCACACTGGGCCGCTACGGCGTGGCGGTGCTGCGCCCATGA
- a CDS encoding glycosyl hydrolase family 95 catalytic domain-containing protein, translating into MTAPPAPPGPPTPPAPPACSVPPGFDGADGPAHGTWERRPAARWEDAFLSGNGRHGALVFGDPHDERVVVTHHTLVRPNGSEHAGPPELADELPALQDRLLAGETTAAESFTDHRPLQWVQPFHPAFRMSVRRAPADRPRREGGHLRSVDFTTGETVATRAGAVGRVFVSRADDVIVHQVTGPDLDIALDHRLPGAPARLAVGHGAVRTTTGALLTLRARYPDSDRAYTGVTLVVATGGRTELTLPGVRVTGAASVLMLTRVRRHTGELDVLAEQRALSRLPHSYDDLLERHLALHRTAYRRVTLDLRADPAERALTGSDLLRRPRSPALLERLFAAGRYHLLSSSGLNPPRLPGLWTGDWDTAWSGAFTNDANVNLQTASAAAAALPEVTEALASLVHRQLDDWRGNARAVFGARGAVAPAHTDGESGLTYHFSREYPLHLWTAGADWLLKPLVDHDETRGARDPRTAAALAEVARFYEDFLTRTDRDGRLVVVPSYSPENRPANGGWGALNAAMDLSAARHALLTAADYHPEAPEEAARWRALADRLPPHRTNADGALAEWAWPGLDDSYDHRHLSHLYGVWPLDEINPYDTPRQAAAAHRALELRGAENDSAHGHLHHALIAARLRDGRRVANALGAVLDGDFFHDSLMSAHYPRRDVYNADAAHTLPAVLIEALVQSTPDRLVLLPAVPPALPRGGLRGVRTRFGAELDLTWGPDGARAVLTPHRTHRVEVRTSTGEPLLLDLVAGEDHVLTLRTW; encoded by the coding sequence ATGACCGCCCCGCCCGCCCCGCCCGGCCCGCCGACCCCGCCCGCCCCACCGGCCTGTTCCGTCCCGCCCGGCTTCGACGGCGCCGACGGCCCGGCGCACGGCACCTGGGAGCGCCGGCCCGCGGCCCGCTGGGAGGACGCCTTCCTCAGCGGCAACGGCCGCCATGGCGCCCTCGTGTTCGGCGACCCCCACGACGAACGTGTCGTCGTCACCCATCACACCCTGGTCCGCCCCAACGGCTCCGAACACGCCGGGCCGCCCGAGCTGGCCGACGAACTCCCGGCGCTGCAGGACAGGTTGCTCGCCGGTGAGACCACGGCCGCCGAGAGCTTCACCGACCACCGCCCCCTGCAGTGGGTCCAGCCCTTCCACCCGGCCTTCCGGATGAGCGTGCGCCGCGCACCCGCCGACCGGCCGCGCCGCGAGGGCGGGCACCTGCGGTCCGTCGACTTCACCACCGGCGAGACCGTCGCGACCCGTGCGGGCGCCGTCGGCCGGGTGTTCGTCTCCCGCGCCGACGACGTGATCGTCCACCAGGTCACCGGCCCCGACCTGGACATAGCGCTGGACCACCGGCTCCCCGGCGCCCCCGCCCGCCTCGCCGTCGGCCACGGCGCCGTCCGCACGACGACCGGGGCGTTGCTCACCCTGCGCGCCCGCTACCCGGACAGCGACCGCGCGTACACCGGCGTCACCCTGGTCGTGGCCACCGGCGGCCGCACCGAGCTCACCCTTCCCGGAGTGCGGGTCACCGGAGCCGCGTCGGTGCTGATGCTGACCCGCGTGCGCCGGCACACCGGCGAACTGGACGTCCTCGCGGAGCAGCGCGCCCTGAGCCGGCTGCCGCACTCCTACGACGACCTGCTCGAACGCCACCTCGCCCTGCACCGCACCGCCTACCGCCGGGTCACCCTCGACCTGCGCGCCGACCCCGCCGAGCGCGCCCTGACCGGCTCCGACCTGCTCCGGCGCCCGCGCAGCCCGGCCCTCCTCGAGCGGCTCTTCGCCGCGGGCCGCTACCACCTCCTCTCCTCATCCGGCCTGAACCCGCCCCGCCTGCCCGGCCTATGGACCGGCGACTGGGACACCGCCTGGTCCGGGGCGTTCACCAACGACGCCAACGTCAACCTCCAGACCGCCTCGGCCGCGGCCGCCGCCCTGCCCGAAGTCACCGAGGCGCTCGCCTCGCTGGTCCACCGTCAGCTCGACGACTGGCGAGGCAACGCCCGCGCGGTGTTCGGCGCCCGGGGAGCGGTCGCGCCCGCGCACACCGACGGAGAGTCCGGGCTGACCTACCACTTCAGCCGCGAGTACCCGCTCCACCTGTGGACCGCGGGCGCGGACTGGCTGCTCAAGCCCCTCGTCGACCACGACGAGACACGCGGCGCCCGCGACCCGCGCACGGCCGCCGCCCTCGCCGAGGTCGCCCGGTTCTACGAGGACTTCCTCACCCGCACCGACCGGGACGGCAGGCTCGTCGTCGTCCCCTCGTACTCGCCGGAGAACCGGCCCGCGAACGGCGGCTGGGGCGCGCTGAACGCGGCCATGGACCTCTCCGCGGCCCGGCACGCGCTGCTCACCGCGGCCGACTACCACCCCGAGGCCCCCGAGGAGGCCGCCCGCTGGCGGGCCCTCGCCGACCGTCTCCCGCCGCACCGGACCAACGCCGACGGAGCGCTCGCCGAATGGGCCTGGCCGGGCCTCGACGACTCCTACGACCACCGCCACCTCAGCCACCTCTACGGCGTCTGGCCCCTCGACGAGATCAACCCCTACGACACCCCGCGGCAGGCCGCAGCCGCCCACCGAGCCCTGGAACTGCGCGGCGCCGAGAACGACTCCGCGCACGGCCACCTGCACCACGCGCTGATCGCCGCCCGCCTCCGGGACGGCCGACGGGTCGCGAACGCCCTGGGAGCGGTCCTCGACGGCGACTTCTTCCACGACTCCCTGATGAGCGCCCACTACCCCCGCCGCGACGTCTACAACGCCGACGCCGCGCACACCCTGCCCGCCGTGCTGATCGAGGCGCTCGTCCAGTCCACCCCCGACCGGCTGGTGCTGCTGCCGGCGGTCCCCCCGGCGCTCCCCAGGGGCGGACTGCGCGGCGTACGCACCCGGTTCGGCGCCGAACTCGACCTGACCTGGGGCCCCGACGGCGCCCGGGCGGTCCTCACACCGCACCGCACACACCGCGTCGAAGTCCGGACTTCCACCGGCGAACCCCTACTGCTCGACCTGGTCGCCGGAGAAGACCACGTCCTCACCCTGAGGACGTGGTGA
- a CDS encoding glycoside hydrolase family 12 protein gives MATRTRTPRRVVKALLAPALALGATVGLASAPASAAVWNSCEQYGNTGLNGYTLYNNIWGSGAGSQCFWANSGTNWGVWANHPNTGGIKSYPDSKKVINKSITSLGSLTGSYNVTVPSAGSYNTSYDIWDTDYDYEVMLWVNKTGAVGPLGTSQGTVTLGGHTWAVYKGNNTANDVFSFVRTSNSTSGTVNILPILKWIKDTKGWFGNETIGDVQFGFEITSSSGGLDFRANSATVSSS, from the coding sequence ATGGCAACACGCACCCGAACCCCCCGCAGGGTCGTCAAGGCCCTCCTCGCTCCCGCCCTCGCGCTCGGCGCCACCGTGGGCCTCGCCTCCGCCCCCGCCTCGGCCGCCGTCTGGAACAGCTGCGAGCAGTACGGCAACACCGGCCTGAACGGCTACACCCTCTACAACAACATCTGGGGCTCCGGCGCCGGCAGCCAGTGCTTCTGGGCCAACTCCGGCACCAACTGGGGCGTCTGGGCCAACCACCCCAACACCGGCGGCATCAAGTCCTACCCCGACTCCAAGAAGGTGATCAACAAGTCGATCACCTCGCTGGGCTCGCTCACCGGCAGCTACAACGTCACCGTCCCGTCCGCCGGCTCGTACAACACGTCGTACGACATCTGGGACACCGACTACGACTACGAGGTCATGCTCTGGGTCAACAAGACCGGCGCCGTCGGCCCCCTCGGCACCTCGCAGGGCACCGTCACCCTCGGCGGCCACACCTGGGCCGTCTACAAGGGCAACAACACGGCCAACGACGTGTTCTCCTTCGTGCGCACCTCGAACTCGACGTCCGGCACCGTGAACATCCTGCCGATCCTGAAGTGGATCAAGGACACCAAGGGCTGGTTCGGCAACGAGACCATCGGGGACGTGCAGTTCGGCTTCGAGATCACCTCGTCGTCCGGCGGCCTCGACTTCCGGGCCAACAGCGCGACGGTCAGCAGCAGCTGA
- a CDS encoding sulfotransferase family protein has product MSSSPLALTVANLLLRPGFASRRTPDRVLDRLSAAARPADGDEEFTEEFRRLLRDWARDESLTPVGWWSAQGHVRRHLANRARVRRLIAEHPGIAREPVERPVFVVGLPRTATTLTHGVLSLSEEHRCPLLWELLTPDVQGSPGQRRRAVTAARLMVGAIDLFAPRYRDIHPLVAEGPEECTFALPHTVMPLSQARIPAYRGALEERDFVPDYAYLKQVYQVLQYGRPRRRWVLKSPLHTGNLDALLAVFPDATLVWTHRDPAAVVASFCSLIEHGMAITLRPLDLHELGATWLALLSRSVERGLAARAAVPREALVDVPYSWLGSDPATGAPKLYDAVGARWTDADAARLPRIAARPKGSRPHSYDLARYGLTRADVDAAFADYDVLRAEVDRA; this is encoded by the coding sequence GTGTCCTCATCCCCGCTCGCCCTCACTGTGGCCAACCTGTTGCTGCGGCCCGGGTTCGCCTCCCGGCGCACGCCCGACCGCGTCCTCGACCGGCTCTCGGCCGCGGCCCGCCCGGCGGACGGGGACGAGGAGTTCACCGAGGAGTTCCGGCGCCTGCTGCGCGACTGGGCCCGGGACGAGAGCCTCACGCCGGTCGGCTGGTGGTCTGCGCAGGGGCACGTCCGACGGCATCTGGCCAACCGCGCCCGGGTCCGGCGGCTGATCGCCGAGCACCCCGGGATCGCGCGGGAGCCGGTCGAGCGGCCGGTGTTCGTGGTGGGCCTGCCGCGCACCGCGACGACGCTCACCCACGGTGTGCTCTCGCTGTCCGAGGAGCACCGGTGTCCACTGCTGTGGGAGCTGTTGACACCGGACGTGCAGGGCTCGCCCGGGCAGCGCCGCAGAGCGGTCACCGCGGCGCGTCTCATGGTCGGCGCGATCGATCTGTTCGCGCCGCGCTACCGCGACATCCACCCCCTGGTGGCCGAGGGACCCGAGGAGTGCACGTTCGCCCTCCCGCACACCGTCATGCCGCTGTCCCAGGCCCGCATACCCGCCTACCGGGGGGCGCTGGAGGAGCGGGACTTCGTCCCCGACTACGCCTACCTCAAGCAGGTCTACCAGGTGCTCCAGTACGGCCGCCCCCGCCGCCGCTGGGTGCTGAAGTCTCCGCTGCACACCGGCAACCTCGACGCGCTGCTCGCCGTCTTCCCCGACGCCACGCTCGTGTGGACGCACCGGGACCCGGCCGCCGTCGTGGCCTCCTTCTGCAGCTTGATCGAGCACGGCATGGCGATCACCCTGCGCCCGCTCGACCTGCACGAGCTGGGCGCCACCTGGCTCGCGCTGCTGAGCCGTTCCGTGGAGCGCGGCCTCGCGGCCCGTGCCGCCGTCCCGCGCGAGGCGCTGGTGGACGTCCCCTACTCCTGGCTGGGATCGGACCCGGCCACCGGGGCACCGAAGCTCTACGACGCCGTGGGCGCCCGCTGGACCGACGCCGACGCGGCGCGGCTCCCCCGGATCGCCGCCCGCCCCAAGGGCAGCCGGCCGCACAGCTACGACCTGGCCCGTTACGGCCTGACCCGGGCCGACGTCGACGCCGCGTTCGCCGACTACGACGTGCTGCGCGCCGAGGTCGACCGGGCCTGA